A window of Acinetobacter sp. WCHA55 genomic DNA:
TCAGTGGCAACGGAACAAGATAAATACGGTGTATTTTTGATTGAGTCGATCGCTAAAAATTTGACTGGTTTTGCATATCAAGGACAACTCTTTCCTATCAATCAAAATGCCCAAATTGACTTAGATCAATGCTCAAATTTAACGCTTAATTCTAAACTACTACCAAAAAACTACCTGACCTTTAAAAGACTAATGAGATTAAGCGATAGTTTAACGAATGGCGTTAAATAGGTTTAAGGAATATTATTATTTTTACTTTAAGTTTAAATAGTGGTTTTTTAAATGCACAAAAATAAAGTATTATAGTTTCAAACTTAAAACCCTTTTTAAAGTTATATAGAGAATACTGAATGAAACTATTAAAAACTGCGATGGTGGGTATCCTTGGTACTGTATTAGCGCATACAGCTTTCGCATTTGAGGATGAAACTATCCCAACACCGAACTTTAAGGAAGCGTATGTAGGACTTTTAACGCCATCTAAAAGCTTTAATGTTGTTGCTGGTGGTCTTAGACCTGAGATTAGCGAATACAAACTGTCTGATAGCTATTTTGAAAACAATTCAAATCAGCGTTATAAAGCGACAGCTCACCTTTACCAGCAAATGAATACTCAGCAACGTGCGATGTATATATTGCTTCAACATACAGCGTACTTAAACGATATTTTCTATCCTCAACGTAATCCGCTGACCAATCCGAACGTATCTGACGAACAATTAAATGTAGAGCCGGTACTTAAAAAGCTCCAGTCATTCCGTACTGATAATGGCCTGGTTGAAAAAGTTGTAGACCGTGAAACGATGCTCCAAGCATTAAAAGCACATTATGACTATTACATGCGTGACCAATTCACCGTGCGTTTTTATGGCAAAAACCAAAATACCTTTACCTATGGCATTGATAACTTTTCAGGTTTAAAAATTCGTTCGGTAGAAGGGAATATTCGCATTGTCGATCGCAAAACAGGTACATTGTTGGGTGATTCAATGATTAAGTTAAACCACTGGATTCCATCTAACCGTGCCAAAGAGCGCCGTACTATTGATTTGCCGTCTACCATGCCTGAGTGGAAGGACGTAGACATTAAAGATCTTGCAATCAAATTCCAACCAACTGCAATCACTACCATGCAGGGTAAACGCATTGATATTAATAAGATCTATGCGTACAACACTGAAAAATTCAATTTCTAATGCATAAAGCGGTCTATCTCGACCGCTATTTTTTTTGCTTATGTACAATTATTAACCGTAGCCTAAGCAAAAGTTATAAGTTACTTTTCCCACGAATCAAATTAAGGTTGAACCTATGAAAAAAGCTCTCCTATCAATTGCCACTGTAATCATGGTCGGGGGATGCTCAGAAGTGCCGAATGATATGTCACATATCGATGTTTTTTCTTCCGACCGCTACCTATCAACTGCACATCAATTTAATAAGCTTGTTGATGATACGTTTAAGTATCCGTATTCTAAAATACCGTTTTTTCTAGTGACGAAAGGGTGGGGTGTTAGTGGTCCAAAAGAGCCAGTATCGCAAATTGTGTATAGTTGCTTAACTTCTAATGAAGTGGAATTAGTGACAAAAATTAAGCCACTCATGCCCGAAGTGACCTACATCAAAACACCTGAAAACCAGGTGAAAAATTGCATCATTAAACATTCAAATGACTCAATTAATGCTGATGCGCTGAATGACCTTAAAGCGTTCCCTTTATTCCAAAAATATGCAGACAATCCATTTTTACGTAAGACCGTGGATGCTGCGAAAGCAGATGGCAAAATCTCAGTAAAAGAATATATGGATATTGTGCAGATTGTCATAAAATTAAGTGGAGCTGACAAACAGGTTCAGCTAGAGAAAACTATTCAAGAGCTTTAGGTATTCATATGTCGGAAAATCTATCCATGCATAGCATGTCGAATGAGGAATTGATTCAAGAATGGCTTGATAGCCTGAAGCTTGAAAATAAGTCCGACATGACGATTAATGAATACAAAAAGAGCTTACTTTTGATGTTAGAAATGCCTTTTTTTAAAGGTAAACATCTATTGGAACTAGACCGCGATTACATCACATCATTTCGGTTGCATCGAATCGATGTTGATATTGTTTCTGCAAGAACACTCAACAAAAATTTATCAGCTTTAAAAAACTTCCTGAACTATTGTCTGCGTAAGGAATATATACCTGAAAACTTCTTTTCTGACATTCGGGTTAAGTTCAAAAACCAAAGCTTACCGCGCCCGATCGCCGTGAATACGTTGAATGAGATACTTGATAACAAGACGCCATTAAATCCGAAATACAATAATCAAAAGTTAAGAGATCTAGCAGCTGCAGAAATTGCTTATTCTGGCGGTTTACGTATCTCTGAATTACATGCCATCAAACTAAGTGATATCAACCTCAGTGCTATGCAACTAAAGGTATTGGGTAAAGGAAATAATGAACGGATTGTTTTTTTAGGAAAAAAATCACTAGAGGCTATTTCTACTTGGCTTTTAGTTCGTAATCGTTGGATTTCAAAAGCTGGAGTAGAAGACTGCGGATATTTATTCATTGCACCATCTGGCAAACATATTGCGAAAAACCATTTAGGTGCATGCATTACAGCTCTGTTAAAGGCGCATGGTTCTGGAAATATTGGTAGTACTCATGCTTTGAGACATAGTTTTGCATCGCACTTGTATAACAAAACAAAAAATATTCGCGCCGTTCAGGAAATGCTAGGTCATAAATCACTATCTTCGACACAAGTATATATTCTTGTAGATCACGAAACGTTGATTAGTTCTTATAAAGATGCACATCCACGCGCTAGAGCGAACCAAGATTAATAATTTATTCGCTTCTTGTACTTCTAAAGATATATCGTAAACGATCGAAATAATTAACTTTTGATGGTGCCCGTAATGGCTAAGACTTTTGAACAAGTAAAAAAAGAATTTTTCAATACAAGGGTCATCACAAACAAT
This region includes:
- a CDS encoding tyrosine-type recombinase/integrase; this encodes MSENLSMHSMSNEELIQEWLDSLKLENKSDMTINEYKKSLLLMLEMPFFKGKHLLELDRDYITSFRLHRIDVDIVSARTLNKNLSALKNFLNYCLRKEYIPENFFSDIRVKFKNQSLPRPIAVNTLNEILDNKTPLNPKYNNQKLRDLAAAEIAYSGGLRISELHAIKLSDINLSAMQLKVLGKGNNERIVFLGKKSLEAISTWLLVRNRWISKAGVEDCGYLFIAPSGKHIAKNHLGACITALLKAHGSGNIGSTHALRHSFASHLYNKTKNIRAVQEMLGHKSLSSTQVYILVDHETLISSYKDAHPRARANQD